In Candidatus Polarisedimenticolaceae bacterium, a genomic segment contains:
- a CDS encoding riboflavin synthase — translation MFTGLIETVGEVVELRPASGSLRLVIASTLPAREMADGESVAIDGVCLTVTERKPGRLAFTAVQETLDRTTLGGVRPGARVNLERAARLSDRLGGHLVQGHVDAVAGVARVRARGDDHRMRVRLVPEIRGYVARKGSVALNGVSLTVSAVDRTTFEVALIPETLARTNLGALAAGSKVNVEVDLVARYLESLLAERRPG, via the coding sequence ATGTTCACGGGACTGATCGAAACCGTCGGCGAGGTCGTCGAGCTCCGCCCGGCTTCCGGCTCCCTGCGCCTGGTGATCGCCTCGACCCTTCCCGCGCGCGAGATGGCCGACGGGGAAAGCGTGGCGATCGACGGCGTGTGCCTGACGGTGACCGAGCGCAAGCCGGGACGCCTCGCGTTCACGGCGGTGCAGGAGACCCTCGACCGCACGACGCTCGGCGGGGTGCGCCCGGGGGCGCGCGTCAACCTCGAGCGGGCGGCGCGCCTGTCGGACCGCCTGGGGGGCCACCTCGTCCAGGGGCACGTCGACGCCGTCGCCGGCGTGGCGCGGGTCCGCGCGCGGGGGGACGACCACCGGATGCGGGTGCGGCTCGTGCCGGAGATCCGTGGATACGTCGCGCGGAAGGGCTCGGTGGCCCTCAACGGCGTCTCCCTGACCGTCTCGGCCGTCGATCGGACGACCTTCGAGGTCGCGTTGATCCCGGAGACCCTCGCGCGGACCAACCTCGGCGCCCTCGCGGCGGGCTCGAAGGTCAACGTGGAGGTGGACCTCGTCGCACGGTATCTTGAGTCGCTGCTCGCCGAACGGCGGCCGGGATGA
- a CDS encoding bifunctional 3,4-dihydroxy-2-butanone-4-phosphate synthase/GTP cyclohydrolase II has translation MGLKDASEANGFATIDEALDELRAGRMIVIVDDEDRENEGDLCCAAELVTPEIVNFMATHGRGLVCLPMTPERLDELDLPLMVQPGRNTARRGTAFCVSIEARRDITTGISAADRATTIRVAVDPKTSPEDLARPGHVFPLRAKPGGVLKRAGHTEAAVDLCRIAGLTPAGVICEVMNLDGTMARVPQLRTFAAEHGLKVITIADLIRYRMSRERIVRRVASPDLPTDRGAWKIHAFHYELEDQTHVALVMGDPKPGEDVLVRVHSECLTGDVFGSTRCDCGAQLHLAMERIQKEGKGVILYLRQEGRGIGLANKLRAYELQDRHNKDTVEANLALGFSPDLRDYGVGAQILYDLGVRRLRLMTNNPGKYVALKGYGLEIAERVPLEVPAGPDNRGYLATKKSKMGHLLESV, from the coding sequence ATGGGGCTCAAGGACGCTTCCGAGGCGAACGGGTTCGCGACGATCGACGAGGCGCTGGACGAGCTGCGCGCCGGGCGGATGATCGTCATCGTCGACGACGAGGACCGCGAGAACGAGGGAGACCTCTGCTGCGCGGCGGAGCTCGTCACCCCCGAGATCGTCAACTTCATGGCGACGCACGGACGGGGCCTGGTCTGCCTGCCGATGACCCCCGAGCGCCTCGACGAGCTCGACCTCCCGCTCATGGTGCAGCCGGGGCGCAACACCGCGCGGCGGGGAACCGCGTTCTGCGTCTCGATCGAGGCCCGACGGGACATCACGACCGGGATCTCCGCCGCCGACCGGGCGACCACGATCCGCGTCGCGGTCGACCCGAAGACGAGCCCCGAGGATCTCGCCCGCCCCGGCCACGTCTTTCCCCTGCGCGCGAAGCCCGGCGGGGTCCTCAAGCGGGCGGGCCACACCGAGGCCGCCGTCGACCTCTGCCGGATCGCGGGGCTCACCCCCGCCGGGGTGATCTGCGAGGTGATGAACCTCGACGGCACGATGGCGCGCGTCCCGCAGCTGCGCACCTTCGCGGCGGAGCACGGACTCAAGGTGATCACGATCGCCGACCTCATCCGCTACCGGATGAGCCGCGAGCGGATCGTGCGGCGCGTGGCGTCCCCGGATCTGCCGACCGACCGCGGGGCCTGGAAGATCCACGCCTTCCACTACGAGCTCGAGGACCAGACCCACGTGGCGCTCGTGATGGGGGACCCGAAACCCGGCGAGGACGTGCTCGTGCGCGTGCATTCCGAGTGCCTGACGGGGGACGTGTTCGGATCGACGCGCTGCGATTGCGGCGCGCAGCTGCACCTCGCGATGGAGCGCATCCAGAAGGAGGGCAAGGGCGTCATCCTCTACCTCCGGCAGGAGGGGCGCGGCATCGGCCTCGCCAACAAGCTGCGCGCCTACGAGCTCCAGGACCGGCACAACAAGGACACCGTCGAGGCGAACCTCGCCCTCGGCTTCTCCCCGGACCTGAGGGACTACGGCGTCGGCGCGCAGATCCTCTACGACCTCGGCGTCCGCCGGCTGCGCCTGATGACGAACAACCCCGGGAAATACGTCGCGCTGAAGGGGTACGGCCTCGAGATCGCCGAGCGCGTCCCGCTCGAGGTCCCCGCGGGGCCGGACAACCGCGGATACCTCGCGACCAAGAAGTCGAAGATGGGCCATCTGCTCGAATCGGTCTGA
- the rpsP gene encoding 30S ribosomal protein S16 produces the protein MLKIRLSRGGSRQAPIYRVVVSDSQSRPTGRNVDTLGLYDPGTEPATIRLDVARAEAWIAKGAQVSDTVRSLIEKAKAVPVGV, from the coding sequence GTGCTGAAGATCCGTTTGAGCCGGGGCGGCAGCCGCCAGGCGCCTATCTACCGGGTGGTCGTGTCCGACTCGCAGAGCCGGCCGACCGGCCGAAACGTCGACACGCTCGGGCTGTACGATCCGGGGACCGAGCCGGCGACGATCCGGCTGGACGTCGCCCGGGCCGAGGCCTGGATCGCCAAGGGGGCCCAGGTCTCCGACACGGTCCGCAGCCTGATCGAGAAGGCGAAAGCGGTCCCCGTCGGCGTCTGA
- the ffh gene encoding signal recognition particle protein, with product MFQGLSERLQGIIGKLRGEARISEGVLDETLREIRMALLEADVHVTVARELLARVREQALGEAVLKSLTPGQQVVKIVRDEIETLLGAGEVNRLRFAPKPPTVILMVGLQGSGKTTSTAKLGLWLKNSGRYPFLIPADVYRPAAIEQLIRVGKSAGLRVLEHDGSRNPVDIVRDGVLEARRSGFDTILVDTAGRLHIDEALMDELRAIRAAVEPVEILFVADAMTGQDAVRSAGEFHKALGLTGAILTKTDGDARGGAALSIRHVTGVPIKFVGTGERPSEFEAFHPDRMAGRILGLGDLLGLIEKAEEALDLEEAQALEKKLRRNQFTLEEFRSQIRMMKKMGPLSGVLAMLPGMGHMKDADLDHDALKGVTAILDSMTPDERRRPEIVSGSRKKRIARGSGTSVPEINRLLKQFAQMRRMMKSMQAQQASGRKGLRLPFLGR from the coding sequence GTGTTCCAGGGTCTCTCCGAACGCCTCCAGGGGATCATCGGCAAGCTCCGCGGCGAGGCGCGGATCAGCGAGGGCGTGCTCGACGAGACCCTGCGCGAGATCCGCATGGCGCTCCTCGAGGCCGACGTCCACGTCACGGTCGCCCGCGAGCTTCTCGCCCGGGTGCGCGAGCAGGCGCTCGGCGAGGCGGTCCTCAAGAGCCTCACCCCCGGCCAGCAGGTGGTGAAGATCGTCCGCGACGAGATCGAGACGCTGCTCGGCGCGGGCGAGGTGAACCGGCTCCGGTTCGCCCCGAAGCCGCCGACGGTGATCCTGATGGTCGGCCTGCAGGGATCGGGGAAAACCACGTCCACGGCGAAGCTCGGCCTGTGGCTCAAGAACTCGGGACGATATCCGTTCCTGATCCCCGCCGACGTGTACCGCCCCGCGGCGATCGAGCAGCTGATCCGCGTCGGGAAGTCCGCGGGTCTCCGGGTCCTCGAGCACGACGGCTCGCGCAACCCGGTCGACATCGTCCGTGACGGCGTGCTCGAGGCGCGGCGGTCGGGGTTCGACACGATCCTCGTCGACACCGCCGGTCGCCTGCACATCGACGAGGCGCTGATGGACGAGCTGCGCGCGATCCGCGCCGCCGTCGAGCCGGTGGAGATCCTCTTCGTCGCCGACGCGATGACCGGACAGGACGCGGTCCGCTCGGCGGGGGAGTTCCACAAGGCGCTCGGCCTGACCGGCGCGATCCTCACCAAGACCGACGGCGACGCCCGGGGGGGCGCCGCGCTGTCGATCCGACACGTGACCGGCGTGCCGATCAAGTTCGTGGGGACCGGCGAGCGCCCGTCGGAGTTCGAGGCCTTCCACCCCGACCGGATGGCGGGCCGCATCCTCGGACTGGGCGATCTGCTCGGCCTCATCGAGAAGGCGGAGGAGGCGCTCGACCTCGAGGAGGCGCAGGCCCTCGAGAAGAAGCTGCGGAGAAACCAGTTCACCCTCGAGGAGTTCCGTAGCCAGATCCGCATGATGAAGAAGATGGGACCGCTGTCCGGCGTCCTCGCGATGCTCCCCGGGATGGGGCACATGAAAGACGCCGACCTGGACCACGACGCCCTGAAGGGGGTGACGGCGATCCTCGACTCGATGACCCCCGACGAGCGGAGGCGCCCGGAGATCGTGAGCGGCAGCCGGAAGAAGCGGATCGCCCGCGGCTCCGGGACCTCGGTCCCCGAGATCAACCGCCTCCTCAAACAGTTCGCCCAGATGCGCCGGATGATGAAGTCCATGCAGGCGCAGCAGGCCTCGGGGCGGAAGGGGCTGCGGCTCCCGTTCTTGGGTCGATAA
- a CDS encoding CpsB/CapC family capsule biosynthesis tyrosine phosphatase, with product MIDVHTHILPGVDDGVRTEDEAVAFAKIAVADGIRTLVATPHCREGFYLNDRDAVLSGVARLRERLAAESVPLEVLPGAEVHLADELPARVKDGRAPTLGDNGRTLLLELSMSQYAIDVENVVFQLRLAGVQVLFAHPERIRWFQDDLRRYEEMIRLGAFGQITTGSLLGDFGESTQEFSEELMRKRLVHVIASDSHNTRGRRPEMSAAVRVAATFVGEAYAARMADEFPRALLDGREPAVEPPLEPPPPKRSFLGRWFGRDGT from the coding sequence ATGATCGACGTGCACACGCACATCCTCCCCGGCGTCGACGACGGCGTGCGCACCGAGGACGAGGCGGTCGCCTTCGCGAAGATCGCGGTCGCGGACGGCATCCGCACGCTCGTCGCCACGCCGCACTGCCGCGAAGGGTTCTATCTCAACGACCGCGACGCCGTCCTTTCCGGCGTCGCCAGGCTCAGAGAGCGCCTCGCCGCCGAGTCGGTGCCGCTCGAGGTGCTCCCGGGCGCGGAGGTTCACCTGGCCGACGAGCTTCCCGCCCGGGTCAAGGACGGCCGCGCGCCGACGCTGGGCGACAACGGCCGGACGCTGCTCCTCGAGCTCTCGATGTCGCAGTACGCGATCGACGTCGAGAACGTGGTCTTCCAGCTGCGCCTCGCGGGGGTGCAGGTGCTCTTCGCGCACCCCGAGCGGATCCGCTGGTTCCAGGACGACCTGAGGCGCTACGAGGAGATGATCCGCCTCGGCGCGTTCGGACAGATCACCACGGGAAGCCTGCTCGGCGACTTCGGCGAGTCGACGCAGGAGTTCTCCGAGGAGCTGATGCGCAAGCGGCTGGTGCACGTCATCGCCTCGGACTCGCACAATACGCGCGGGCGTCGACCGGAGATGTCGGCGGCGGTCCGCGTCGCCGCGACGTTCGTGGGCGAGGCGTACGCCGCCCGCATGGCGGACGAGTTCCCGCGGGCGCTGCTCGACGGAAGGGAGCCGGCGGTGGAGCCGCCGCTGGAGCCCCCGCCGCCGAAGCGCTCTTTCCTGGGTCGCTGGTTCGGGAGGGACGGAACGTGA
- the rplS gene encoding 50S ribosomal protein L19, which produces MNVIQTIEAEGLKKDVPSFRPGDRVKVHVRVVEGDKSRIQVFEGDVIGRRGATEGLRSTFTVRKISGGVGVERIFPVHSPVVEKIEVVRQGKVRRAKLYYLRERSGKKARIEERRSR; this is translated from the coding sequence ATGAACGTGATCCAGACCATCGAGGCCGAGGGGCTCAAGAAGGACGTCCCCTCCTTCAGGCCCGGCGACCGCGTCAAGGTGCACGTGCGCGTCGTCGAAGGCGACAAGTCGCGCATCCAGGTGTTCGAAGGGGACGTGATCGGCCGGCGCGGGGCGACCGAGGGGCTGCGCAGCACCTTCACCGTCCGGAAGATCTCCGGCGGCGTCGGCGTCGAGCGCATCTTCCCGGTGCATTCCCCGGTCGTCGAGAAGATCGAGGTCGTCCGGCAGGGGAAGGTCCGCCGCGCCAAGCTGTATTACCTGCGCGAGCGGAGCGGCAAGAAGGCGCGCATCGAGGAGCGTCGGAGCCGCTGA
- a CDS encoding KH domain-containing protein: MKELLELMAKALVDQPEAVEVREVEGEQTTVLELRVAQDDLGKVIGKQGRTARSIRTILSAAGMKLRKRVVLEILE, from the coding sequence ATGAAAGAGCTGCTGGAACTGATGGCGAAGGCGCTCGTGGACCAGCCGGAGGCGGTCGAGGTCAGGGAAGTCGAGGGGGAGCAGACGACCGTCCTGGAGCTTCGGGTGGCCCAGGACGACCTCGGCAAGGTCATCGGGAAGCAGGGGCGGACGGCGCGGTCGATCCGGACGATCCTCTCGGCGGCCGGCATGAAGCTCCGCAAACGCGTTGTCCTCGAAATTCTCGAATAA
- a CDS encoding tetratricopeptide repeat protein: MIARRSRVAAVLAAACLLAAGCGGGSAATKPAKLEPGAELRKQMGLAESYFKAGRTSEAIEIAEKAAADNPGNAAVWNFHGQLCFMAGRLPAAEQSFRKALALDPYLADANNNLGAVLDRAGRKAEAEEAYRKALADPTYPTPEKVHLNLGLLFASQGRDDEAVAEMRRAVEFNPKFYQGHFELASLLDRTGRLEEAVRLYEVAAPEYREDGTYQYRLGLAYFRLKRPEDARKHLEKVLAVAPGSENAAKADDLLKLMR, encoded by the coding sequence GTGATCGCACGACGATCGAGGGTTGCGGCGGTGCTGGCGGCGGCGTGCCTTCTCGCCGCCGGCTGCGGCGGCGGGTCCGCGGCGACGAAGCCGGCCAAGCTGGAGCCGGGGGCCGAGCTGCGCAAGCAGATGGGGCTCGCGGAGTCGTATTTCAAGGCGGGACGCACTTCCGAGGCGATCGAGATCGCCGAGAAGGCCGCCGCCGACAACCCCGGGAACGCGGCGGTGTGGAACTTCCACGGCCAGCTGTGCTTCATGGCCGGGCGCCTTCCCGCGGCGGAGCAGTCGTTCCGGAAGGCGCTCGCGCTCGACCCGTACCTCGCGGACGCCAACAACAACCTGGGCGCGGTGCTCGATCGCGCCGGGCGCAAGGCCGAGGCGGAGGAGGCCTATCGCAAGGCGCTCGCCGATCCGACCTACCCCACGCCCGAGAAGGTCCACCTCAATCTGGGCCTGCTCTTCGCCTCGCAGGGACGGGACGACGAGGCGGTGGCCGAGATGCGGCGCGCCGTGGAGTTCAATCCCAAGTTCTATCAGGGGCACTTCGAGCTCGCGTCCCTGCTCGACCGCACCGGACGGCTCGAGGAGGCGGTCCGGCTGTACGAGGTGGCCGCGCCCGAGTACCGCGAGGACGGTACCTACCAGTACCGCCTCGGCCTCGCCTACTTCCGCCTGAAGCGGCCGGAGGACGCGCGCAAGCACCTCGAGAAGGTCCTCGCGGTCGCCCCCGGCTCGGAGAACGCCGCGAAGGCGGACGATCTCCTGAAGCTGATGCGCTGA
- the ribD gene encoding bifunctional diaminohydroxyphosphoribosylaminopyrimidine deaminase/5-amino-6-(5-phosphoribosylamino)uracil reductase RibD, which yields MSLLTSDAAGMEQALALAALGRGTTSPNPSVGCVVVRDGEVVGRGFHARAGGPHAEALAVAQAGERARGATVYVNLEPCAHQGRTPPCAELLVAAGVRRVVAAIVDPNPLVDGRGLARLRAAGIEVVCGTLADAAEELNAAFLLRQRLGRPLVTLKAAVTVDGRIAAKGGRAAWISSPESRRYAHRLRVLHDAIVVGAGTVRADDPRLTVRLPGVAAPRLRGVLAPRGGLDPAARLFAADGAAPPPRVYVLDSHVESARAELGPRAVVVPMGPALDLRAVLADLAAAGALSVLVEGGGRTHAAFLEAGLADRAVLFVATSLLGVGGTTPLADIDGAVDPASGFRLRDVERFPIGADLVLRGRCSRD from the coding sequence GTGAGCCTGCTCACCTCCGACGCGGCCGGGATGGAGCAGGCACTCGCGCTCGCGGCGCTGGGCCGCGGGACGACGAGCCCGAATCCCAGCGTCGGATGCGTCGTGGTCCGCGACGGCGAGGTCGTCGGCCGCGGGTTTCACGCGCGCGCGGGGGGGCCTCACGCCGAGGCGCTCGCCGTCGCGCAGGCGGGGGAGCGCGCGCGGGGGGCGACGGTTTACGTGAACCTCGAGCCGTGCGCGCACCAGGGGCGGACGCCTCCGTGCGCGGAGCTGCTCGTCGCCGCGGGGGTCCGCCGCGTCGTCGCCGCGATCGTCGATCCGAATCCGCTCGTCGACGGGCGCGGCCTCGCGCGCCTGCGCGCCGCCGGGATCGAGGTGGTCTGCGGCACGCTCGCCGACGCCGCCGAGGAGCTCAACGCGGCGTTCCTGCTCCGACAGCGGCTCGGCCGGCCGCTGGTGACCCTCAAGGCGGCGGTCACCGTCGACGGGCGCATCGCGGCGAAGGGGGGGCGTGCGGCGTGGATCTCCTCTCCGGAGTCGCGACGTTACGCGCACCGCCTTCGTGTGCTGCACGACGCGATCGTCGTGGGGGCGGGAACGGTCCGCGCCGACGACCCGAGGCTCACGGTCCGCCTTCCCGGGGTCGCGGCCCCCCGCCTGCGCGGCGTGCTCGCGCCCCGCGGCGGGCTCGACCCGGCCGCGCGGCTGTTCGCCGCGGACGGGGCGGCACCGCCGCCCCGGGTCTACGTCCTCGACTCCCACGTCGAGTCGGCGCGGGCGGAGCTCGGCCCGCGGGCGGTCGTCGTGCCGATGGGGCCCGCGCTCGACCTGCGCGCCGTCCTCGCCGACCTCGCCGCCGCCGGCGCCCTCTCGGTCCTCGTCGAGGGGGGAGGGCGCACGCACGCGGCGTTTCTCGAGGCCGGCCTCGCCGACCGGGCCGTCCTCTTCGTCGCGACGTCGCTGCTCGGCGTCGGCGGGACGACGCCCCTCGCGGACATCGACGGGGCGGTCGATCCCGCGTCGGGATTCCGGCTTCGCGACGTCGAGCGCTTCCCGATCGGCGCCGATCTCGTGCTGAGGGGACGATGTTCACGGGACTGA
- a CDS encoding NAD(P)H-dependent glycerol-3-phosphate dehydrogenase, producing the protein MTGPVTIVGGGAWGTALAVHLGLLGRDVLLWMRESDLVARMRERRDNPAYLPGFDVPASVRPTDDLAETLRVAGPLVLVVPTPFARAVYRSLAPGLDRGRPVVIASKGIEEETLALPTDVAEQELGAPERLAVISGPSFAAEVAGGRAAAIVAAAREAAIAARVQEALSGGGLRLYTNDDVVGVQVAGALKNVIAIAAGVVEGLGLGHNALAALVTRGIAEMRRLGVAMGGRAETFSGLAGLGDLVLTCTGSLSRNRQVGIALARGERIEDILATTRHVAEGVRTCESALALARRHGVEMPIVEEVHRILHDAAVPAEAVRRLMTRPLTGEFEAERRP; encoded by the coding sequence GTGACGGGACCGGTGACGATCGTCGGCGGAGGTGCGTGGGGGACGGCGCTCGCCGTGCACCTGGGGCTCCTCGGGCGGGACGTGCTGCTCTGGATGCGCGAGAGCGACCTCGTCGCGCGGATGCGCGAGCGTCGGGACAACCCCGCCTACCTTCCCGGCTTCGACGTCCCCGCGTCGGTGCGTCCCACCGACGACCTCGCCGAGACGCTGCGCGTCGCGGGTCCGCTCGTCCTGGTCGTGCCCACCCCATTTGCGCGGGCGGTCTACCGGTCGCTCGCCCCCGGCCTCGATCGGGGGCGCCCCGTGGTGATCGCCTCGAAGGGGATCGAGGAGGAGACGCTCGCCCTGCCGACCGACGTCGCCGAGCAGGAGCTCGGCGCTCCGGAGCGGCTTGCGGTGATCTCCGGTCCGTCGTTCGCCGCGGAGGTCGCGGGAGGCCGGGCCGCGGCGATCGTCGCCGCCGCCCGGGAGGCGGCGATCGCGGCGCGGGTTCAGGAGGCGCTCTCCGGCGGGGGCCTGCGCCTGTACACCAACGACGACGTCGTCGGCGTGCAGGTGGCGGGGGCGCTGAAGAACGTGATCGCCATCGCCGCCGGCGTGGTCGAGGGGCTCGGGCTCGGCCACAACGCGCTCGCCGCCCTCGTGACGCGGGGGATCGCCGAGATGCGCCGGCTGGGCGTCGCGATGGGCGGTCGCGCGGAGACCTTCTCGGGGCTCGCCGGCCTGGGCGATCTCGTCCTGACCTGCACCGGGTCGCTTTCCCGCAACCGGCAGGTCGGGATCGCCCTCGCGCGTGGGGAGCGGATCGAGGACATTCTGGCCACGACGCGGCACGTCGCCGAAGGGGTGAGGACGTGCGAGTCCGCGCTGGCCCTCGCGCGCCGCCACGGGGTCGAGATGCCGATCGTCGAGGAGGTCCACCGGATCCTCCACGACGCGGCCGTCCCCGCGGAGGCGGTGCGCCGCCTCATGACGCGCCCGCTCACCGGGGAGTTCGAGGCGGAGCGCCGGCCATGA
- the ftsY gene encoding signal recognition particle-docking protein FtsY → MAFDVLKRLVRGLTKTRETIGEALATTFQRHEVDETTLEDLETNLIAADLGPQLAGEVVETARRRARAQALDGAGLRAVVRDVLRRALPDALPSPAAPGRPRVVFVVGVNGGGKTTTVGKLAARERAEGRTVTVVAADTFRAAAIEQLERWGERAGVEVVKQREGADPSAVVFDALRAAKHRGTDVVLVDTAGRLHTKSNLMAELEKMARVAGREVDAAPHDVLLVVDATTGQNGLAQAREFTRAAKVTGVVLTKLDGTAKGGVALAIHRQLGVPVRFVGVGETVDDLLPFDPEAYLDGLLGGTEAA, encoded by the coding sequence ATGGCGTTCGACGTCCTCAAGCGCCTCGTCCGCGGTCTCACGAAGACGCGCGAGACGATCGGCGAGGCGCTCGCCACGACCTTCCAGCGGCACGAGGTCGACGAGACGACGCTCGAGGACCTCGAGACGAACCTGATCGCGGCCGACCTCGGGCCGCAGCTGGCGGGGGAAGTGGTCGAGACGGCGCGTCGTCGCGCGCGCGCGCAGGCGCTCGACGGTGCGGGGCTGCGCGCGGTCGTCCGCGACGTCCTGCGTCGCGCCCTTCCCGACGCCCTCCCGTCCCCCGCGGCGCCCGGAAGGCCGCGCGTCGTCTTCGTGGTCGGGGTGAACGGAGGGGGCAAGACGACGACGGTGGGGAAACTCGCCGCGCGCGAGCGCGCCGAGGGGCGCACCGTCACCGTCGTCGCGGCGGATACGTTCCGCGCGGCGGCGATCGAGCAGCTCGAGCGGTGGGGGGAGCGGGCCGGCGTCGAGGTCGTCAAGCAGCGCGAGGGAGCCGATCCCTCCGCCGTGGTCTTCGACGCGCTCCGGGCGGCGAAGCACCGCGGGACCGACGTCGTGCTCGTCGACACCGCGGGAAGGCTCCACACCAAGTCGAACCTCATGGCCGAGCTCGAGAAGATGGCGCGCGTGGCGGGGCGCGAGGTGGACGCCGCGCCGCACGACGTGTTGCTCGTCGTCGACGCGACGACGGGGCAGAACGGGCTCGCGCAGGCGCGCGAGTTCACCCGGGCGGCGAAGGTGACCGGCGTCGTGCTGACCAAGCTCGACGGCACCGCCAAGGGGGGCGTCGCGCTCGCGATCCATCGCCAGCTGGGCGTGCCCGTGCGTTTCGTGGGCGTCGGCGAGACGGTGGACGACCTGCTCCCCTTCGACCCCGAGGCGTACCTCGACGGGTTGCTCGGCGGGACGGAGGCGGCGTGA
- the rimM gene encoding ribosome maturation factor RimM (Essential for efficient processing of 16S rRNA) has translation MSSKFSNKGGAALPIGPIAGFRGARGEMTIRVPSGHPERWTGLTRVWVGRDASDPGPEVFEVEAARSYRDRLVLKLRGLDTPGEVESRRGRWILAPPEEVPELPAGTYYVERLRGLRVEDARRGPLGRVVDLLETGGADLLVVEGEGGAELLIPFAGTIVLEVREDLGTIRVDLPEGLAEDGT, from the coding sequence TTGTCCTCGAAATTCTCGAATAAGGGCGGCGCGGCGCTCCCGATCGGCCCGATCGCCGGGTTCCGGGGCGCGCGTGGCGAGATGACCATCCGGGTTCCCTCGGGGCACCCGGAACGATGGACGGGATTGACGCGGGTCTGGGTCGGCAGGGATGCCTCCGACCCGGGGCCAGAGGTTTTCGAGGTCGAGGCGGCCCGGTCCTACCGGGACCGGCTCGTCCTGAAACTGCGGGGGCTCGACACTCCGGGGGAGGTCGAGTCCCGGCGGGGACGGTGGATCCTGGCCCCTCCCGAGGAGGTGCCCGAGCTTCCGGCCGGGACCTACTACGTGGAGCGGCTCCGGGGGCTTCGCGTGGAGGATGCCCGGCGGGGGCCGCTCGGCCGGGTCGTGGATCTGCTCGAGACCGGGGGGGCCGACCTCCTGGTGGTCGAAGGCGAAGGGGGGGCGGAGTTGCTCATCCCCTTCGCGGGAACGATTGTGTTGGAGGTCCGGGAGGACCTCGGGACGATCCGGGTGGACCTTCCCGAGGGGCTCGCGGAGGACGGAACGTGA
- the trmD gene encoding tRNA (guanosine(37)-N1)-methyltransferase TrmD encodes MTIDVVTLFPGMFSGALEDGMLARARRAGTFGVRLHDLRRFGIGPNRQVDDAPYGGGAGMVLRPEPIADAVAWIRSRWPAERSRTVLLTPQGGRLDRDAARRLAGFDRLVVICGRYEGIDERVREEVADEELSVGDVVLTGGELPAMVLVDAVARFVPGVLGNEASAGADSFEGDLLDHPHFTRPAVWRGREVPAVLRSGDHGAVARWRRERSIEATRRKRPDLDARRTEIERKAPPGGE; translated from the coding sequence GTGACGATCGACGTCGTCACCCTGTTTCCCGGGATGTTCTCCGGGGCGCTCGAGGACGGGATGCTGGCCCGGGCGCGCAGGGCGGGGACGTTCGGGGTGCGGCTGCACGACCTGCGACGCTTCGGGATCGGCCCGAATCGGCAGGTCGACGACGCGCCCTACGGCGGGGGAGCGGGCATGGTCCTCAGGCCCGAGCCGATCGCCGACGCGGTGGCGTGGATCCGGTCCCGGTGGCCGGCCGAACGCTCCCGGACGGTCCTGCTGACTCCCCAGGGGGGGCGGCTCGACCGGGACGCCGCCAGACGGTTGGCGGGGTTCGACCGGCTCGTGGTGATCTGCGGCCGGTACGAGGGGATCGACGAGCGCGTCCGCGAGGAGGTCGCGGACGAGGAGTTGAGCGTCGGCGACGTCGTCCTGACCGGGGGCGAGTTGCCGGCGATGGTGCTGGTGGACGCGGTCGCGCGGTTCGTCCCCGGGGTGCTCGGGAACGAGGCGTCGGCCGGGGCGGACTCCTTCGAGGGAGACCTGCTCGACCATCCGCACTTCACGCGTCCCGCGGTCTGGCGCGGGCGGGAGGTTCCGGCGGTCTTGCGGAGCGGCGATCACGGCGCGGTGGCGCGGTGGCGGCGCGAACGGTCGATCGAGGCGACGCGGCGCAAGCGGCCCGACCTCGATGCGCGGCGAACGGAAATCGAGCGGAAGGCCCCCCCCGGGGGCGAGTGA